The Streptomyces sp. NBC_00335 DNA window TATGCGTCCAGACCACCGCCGCCGACGCCTTCTTCCGCGGCTACAACATCTGGGTCCCGTCCGACTGCGTCGTCTCGGCCCGCCTGGACGACAAGCAGCGCGCCCTGGACTGGCTGGAGGGCTACTGCGCCACGGTGAGCGACTCCGCCGAGGTCATCAAGGTCCTCGACGCCGAGGGCGGGCTGCCCCGCAAGAACATCAAGACCCCGTGACCACGCCCCGCACCTCAACTCCCCGTTCCAGAAAGGAACAGGCATGACCACGAGCGTGGATCCCACCGAATTCATCGTCCTCGACCACGGCACCGGCGCGAAGCTCAGCCAGGACCTGGTCCAGCTGATCGCGGCGACCCTCGGCGACGTGTACGTCGGCATCATGGAGGACAGCGCGGTCCTCAAGATCGAGGGCGACCGCATCGCGATGACCACCGACTCCTTCGTGATCGACCCGCCGTTCTTCGGCAACGGGGACATCGGGAAGATCGCGGTCTGCGGCACCGTCAACGACCTGGCCGTGGCCGGCGCCCGGCCCAAGTACCTCACCCTCGGGATGATCCTGGAGACCGGACTCCCCATCCCCAAGCTGGTCCAGGTCCTGGAGTCGATCCGCGACACCGCCCGCGAGGCCGGCGTACAGATCGTCGGCGGGGACACCAAGGTGGTCCGCAAGGGCGAGGCCGACCAGATCTACCTGAACACCGCGGGCGTCGGGGTCTTCGAGCGCGAGCCGCTCACCATGACCGACGTGCGCCCCGGCGACAAGGTGATCCTCAGCGGCCCCATCGGCAACCACACGGTGCACCTGCTCTCCATCCGCGAGGGCCTCGGCTTCGAGCAGCGCGTGGACAGCGACTGCGCCCCGCTCAACGGGCTGGTGGACACCGTCCTGTCGACCGTGGAGGCCGGCGCCGTCCGCTCGATGCGCGACGTCACCCGCGGCGGGCTGACCGCCGTGCTCCACGAGTACGCCCACAAGCTCGGCCGCACCATCCGCGTCGCCCAGGACGACCTGCCCATCCAGCACGAGACCGCCATGGCCGCCGACATGCTCGGCATCAACCCGCTGCACTGCGCCAACGAGGGCTGCCTCGCGGTCTTCGTGGCCCCGGAGGCGGAGGCCGACGTACTGGCCGCCCTGCGCTCGCTGCCCTACGGCAAGCACGCGGTCACCATCGGCGAGATCTCCGAGGACACCGAGGCCCTGGTGCTGCTGCGCGACAAGGACGGCCGCGAGACCCAGCTTGAGGAACTCCTCGGCGCCGAACTGCCCCGGCTCTGCTGAGACAAGGGACCGAGGAAACCGCCATGAGCACCGAGCAGACCGTCACGGAGCGGCCCGAAGGGATCACGGACGCCGACAGCGCTGTCAGCGCTGTCAGCGCCGTCGACGAGTGGCGCATCCGCGTCACCGGCGTGGTCCAGGGCGTCGGCTACCGGCCGTTCGTCTACAAGCTGGCCCGTGAACTCGGCCTCTCCGGCTGGGTTCGCAACGACCCCGAGGGCGTGCTGGTGGAGGCGTCCGGACCGGTCGCCGCCCTGGAGGAGTTCGCGGCGGGCCTCAGCGGCCGCGCCCCCGAGCTCGCCCGGGTGGACGAGGTCCGGCCGACCCGGGGACTGGACCGCGGCACCGTGCCCGCGGGCCCGTTCACCATCGTGCACAGCGAGCACACCGGAGCCCGGTCCGCGCTGCTCCCGGCGGACACCCACGTCTGTGGCGACTGCCAGGCGGAACTTCGCGACCCGAAGGACCGCCGGCACCGCTACCCCTTCATCAACTGCACCAACTGCGGGCCCCGGTACTCCATCATCCAGGACCTGCCGTACGACCGTCCGATGACCACCATGGCCACCTTCACCATGTGCGCGGACTGCAAGGCCGAGTACGAGGACCCGATGGACCGGCGCTACCACGCGCAGCCCAACGCGTGCCCGGACTGCGGCCCCCGGCTGCTGCTCCGGGACCGCGAGGGGAACACGGCCGAAGGGGACGAGGCGCTCCTGAGGGCCGCCCGGGTCCTCGCGGACGGCGGGATCGCCGCGATGAAGAGCGTCGGCGGCTTCCACCTCGTGGTGGACGCGACCAACGCCGACGCCGTGGCGCTGCTGCGCAGCCGCAAGCGCCGCGACTCCAAGCCGTTCGCGGTGATGGTCCGCGACCTCACCACGGCGCAGGACCTGGTGGAGCTCTCCGAAGCGGAGATCGACGTCCTGCGCTCGCCGGCCCGTCCCATCCTGCTGGCCCGCAAGCGCGCGGGCTCCCTCCCGGAGTCCGTGGCCCCGCGCAACCCCAACCTGGGGATCATGCTGCCCTCGGCACCCCACCACCACCTGCTGCTGGACGAGCCCGGCCTCGAAGCGCTCGTCGCCACCAGCGGCAACATCTCCGGCTACCCCATCGCCTACCGCAACGAAGAGGCGCTGGAACAGCTCTTCGAGATCGCGGACGTGATCCTCTACCACGACCGCGACATCGAGATCCGCGTCGACGACTCGGTGGTCCGCCTCTCCGACCACCCCGAACTCGACGAGCCGCTCCTCCAGTTCATCCGCCGCGCCCGCGGCTACGCCCCCTACCCGGTGGACGTCGGCCGCGAGGTGGCCCCCGTGGTCGCCCTCGGCGCCGAACTGAAGACGACCGTGGCCCTCACCAACGGCTCCCAGGTCTTCCTCAGCCAGCACATCGGCGACCTCAAGAACGACGAGACCTTCGCCGCGCACCACCGCACCGCCCGGCACCTGGCGCAGCTGTACGCGCTCAAGCCGGAGGTCACGGCGCACGACATGCACCCGCAGTTCCGCTCCACCCGGGCCGCCCTGGACGACGACGGCGCCGGCCCCGCGCTCCCCACGGTGGAAGTCCAGCACCACCACGCCCACATGGCCTCCTGCATGGCGGAGAACCACGTGAGCGGCACCACCCTCGGCGTGATCTTCGACGGCTTCGGCTACGGCGAGGACGGCACGGTCTGGGGCGGGGAGTTCCTCCTCGGGGATTACGCCGCCTACCGCCGGGTCGGCCGGATGCGCGGCCTGCCGCTGATCGGCGGGGACCAAGCGGTGCGCGAACCCATCCGCACCGGGTACGCACTCGCCCTGGACGCCTTCGACGGGGACGCGGACCGGGCCCTCGCGGGCTTCCCCGCCCTCGCCGCCCTCGACGAGCAGCGCCGCCAGGTCTTCGCGACGATGGCGGCCCGCGGGATCAACTCCCCGCCCACCTCCAGCATGGGCCGGCTCTTCGACGGGGCCGCCGCCCTCGCCGGGGTCTGCGCCAAGGCCGAGTACGAGGCCCAGGGCCCGATCGAGCTGGAGGGGCTGCTCGACCGCGACTCCGCCCCGGAGCCGCAGGCCTCGTACCGCTTCGGGGCCTACGAGGCCGACGGACTGACCGAGGTCGACCCGCGGCCCGTGATCCGGGCCATGGCCGCCGACATCGCCGGCGGACTGCCCGTGGACCGGATCAGCCGCAGGTTCCACACGGCCGTCGTCGAGATGGTGCGCGAGCGCTGCAAGGCCCTGCGGGAGGAGACCGGGGTCAACCAGGTCGCCCTCTCCGGAGGCGTGTTCCTCAACGAGTTCCTGCTGCTCAACTGTCTGACCGGGCTGACCGCCGACGGTTTCGACACCTATGTCCACCGGCTCGTCCCGACCAATGACGGAGGAATCGCCCTCGGCCAGGTCATGGTCGCCGACGCCCGCTCACACCTGAGGAAGTGACGACGTGACCACCCTCACGCCGGACGAGATGTACACCTTCGTCGAGGCGCGCGAATCGGGCGCCCGGACCTACGCCAACACCTTCGGCAAGCTCCTCGCCGAAGGCCACGGAGCACGGATCCGCGACGGGCACGGCCGCGAGTACCTGGACTGCCTCGCCGCGGCGGGCACCCTCTCGCTGGGGCACAACCACCCCGGCGTACTGGCCGCGGTGGGGGAGTACCTCACCTCCGGTCAGGTCCAGCAGGCACTGGACCTGACCACCCCGGCCAAGTACGAGTACCTCCAGGCGCTCTACGAGCGGCTGCCGGGCACCATGGCGGACACCTTCAAGACGCAGTTCTGCGGGCCGGCGGGCACCGACGCCACCGAGGCCGCCATCAAACTGTTCAAGATCGCCACCGGCCGCCGGACGGTGATCTCCTTCCACGGGGCCTACCACGGCATGACGGCGGGTGCCCTCGCCCTCACCGGCAACCTGGGCGCCAAGGAGTCCGTGCCCTCCCTGATGCCGGACGTCCACCACCTGCCCTTCCCCTACGACTACCGCTGCCCCTTCGGCATCGGCGGCGAGGCGGGCATCCAGGCCGGCCTGACCTACATCGAGCGGCTGCTCACCGACCCGGAGAGCGGCATCACCACACCGGCCGCGATCTTCGTCGAAGCCGTCCAGGGCGAGGGCGGGGTGATCCCGGCGCCGGCCTCCTGGCTGCGCGGCCTGCGGGAGATCACCACCCGGCTGGACATCCCGCTGGTCCTGGACGAGATCCAGGCCGGCTTCGGACGCACCGGCACCATGTGGGCCTTCGAGGAGTCCGGGATCGAACCGGACGCCGTCCTCGTGTCCAAGGCGGCCGGCGGCGGCTTCCCGCTGTCGCTGCTGCTCTACCACGGCAAGTACGACGCCTGGGCGCCCGGAGCCCACGCGGGCACCTTCCGCGGCAACCAGATCGCCCTGGTCGCGGGACTCGCCGCCATGCGGGTCACGGAGGCCGAGGGACTGATCGAAAAGGCCGCCGCCAAGGGCAAGCTGATCGCCACCCTGCTCGGCCGGCTGGCCGCCGGCCACCCCGAGATCGGCCAGATCCGCGGCCGGGGCCTGATGTGGGGCATCGAGATCGTCGACCCCGCGGGCCCGGCCGACCGGCTCGGTTCGCTGCCCGCCGACGGGGCCCGGGCCAAGCGCATCAAGCGCGCCTGCCTGGACCACGGGCTGCTGCTGGAGAGCGGCGGCCGGTACGGCGCCGTGCTCCGGCTGCTTCCGCCACTGGTGATCACCGACGAGGAGATCCACGAGATGGCAGCGGCGCTGGAGAAAGCTCTGATCGACTGCGCCTGAGCCGGAGAAGCCGGTTCGGCACGGCAGAGCACGGATCCGCGCGGCACGCGGTGGCCGACACCACGGCGCCCGCACCGGATCCACGAACGTGAGGACAGGGACATGACCACGGGAACGAACAACGGTCAGCACGGCGGCGAGTGGCGCGTCGACTTCGACGCGGAGGTCGTCTTCAGCAACGGAGGCGCCCTGCAGATGCAGGGGTTCCGCCTGGACATCCCCGGCGACGACATCGCCGACGGGGAACTGGGCGAACTGATCGTCCGCCACCTCGGACTGCTGATGGTCGGCAGCACGAAGATCACCCGCCGGGAGCTGCTCCGGGAACCCCACAAGGGCTCCCGGAACACCGGCTCCCAGACCCCTGGTTCCGCCGGATCGGGCCGCACCACGACGGACCTGACCGGCCCCGCGACCCGGGCCGCCTGGCCGTCGGGTCCGGGCGGCGCCGCACCGGGCCTGGCCGGCCTGGTGGACCTTCCCGTGGTCCTCGTCCGGCTCCTCGGAGCCGGAGCGCCGGTCGCCGACCGGCTCGCGCTGGCGCCCTTCGACCTCACGGGGCACGCCGTGGTCGTGCAGACCGGCCGCGCGGCCGGCGCGTACCTCACCGAGGACGCCGTGGCCCTGCTCGCCGGGCAGGGCGCGCTCATGGTGGCCACGGACAGCCGCGAGGGCAACGGGCCGGTGGCGGCGGCGCTCGCCGCCGCCGGCCTGCCCGCCCTCACGGGCCTGACCGGCCTGGAAGCCCTCCCGGCGACCGGGGTCCGGCTGCACGCCGTGCCCTTCCCCGGCCAGGACAACTCATTGATCAGGGTCTACGGAGTGACAGATGACCAGCACTAAGACCGACCGTCACGTGGGGGACGGCCTCCCCGCGGCCGGTGCGGAGGCGGCCACCACTGCCCCCGCGCCGGCCCGGCGCCCCCGCAGGGAACTGGCCGCCGCCACCGTCGGATCGGTCGTGGAGGCCTACGACTGGACCATCTACGGCATCCTCGCCCCCTACTTCGCCGAGGCACTGTTCCCCGGCACCTCGCCCACCGCCAAACTCATCGCCGCCTACCTGGGCTTCGCCCTCGGCTTCCTGGTCCGCCCGCTGGGCAGCGTGCTCATCGGCCGGCTCACCGACACCCGCGGCCGGCGCTACGGACTGACCCTCACCGTCGGCCTGATCGCCGCCGGCTCGCTGTTCCTGGCCGTCATACCGGGCTACGCCTCCATCGGACTGGCGGCTCCGCTGCTGGTGGTCGGGGCCCGGCTCGTGCAGGGCCTGTCGGTCGGGGCGGAGAACCCGAGCGTGGCCGCGTACGTCACCGAGACCGCGCCGGCCGGGCGCCGCTACTTCTACAGCGCCGTCTCCTACGGGGGCGTGGTGCTGGGCAGCGCGCTCTCCTTCGTCGTGATGAGCGTCCTGCTCGGGGTGTTCGGGGAGAGCGGAGTCGAGGACGGCGCCTGGCGCTACGGCTTCGTCTTCGGCGGACTGCTCGGGCTGACCGCCCTGTGGATCCGGCGCGGGGCGGCGGAGAGCGGGGTCTTCACGGCCGCGGCGGGGGAGACGGCCAGCAAGGCGGAGGCCAAGGCACCGGGGGAGCCGACGGGCAAGGCAGCGGGCAAGGCGGCAGCGAAGGCGGCAGCGAAGGCCAAGGCGCCGAGCCCCTGGCCGGTGCTGCGGGCCCATCTCGGGCGGCTCGCCGTGGTGTTCGCCATCACCTCCGGGGCCACCACCACCTTCTACTTCGTCACCGTCGACTTCCCCTCGTACGCCGAGAGCGCCGGTGCCGCCACCAAGGAGGAGACCTCCGCCGCACTGCTCCTCGGCATGGTGGCGCTCCTCGCGGCCATGCTCGGCGGCGGCAAGGCGGCCGACCGGTTCGGCGCCCTGCCCGTGCTGCGCCTCGGCTTCGCCGGGCTCGCCCTGGGCACCGTGCCGCTGCTGCTGGCCATGACCTCCGGACAGGTGCCCGTCCCCGTCGTCACGGTGGTCCTGCTCTTCCTGCTGGGCCTCCCGCTCGCGGTGAGCAACGTCTTCGCGGGGCAGCTGTTCCCGCCCGCGGTGCGCGCCGTCGCCGTCGGCCTGCCCACCGCGGCCGCGATCAGCCTGTTCGGCGGCACGTTCCCGATGCTCGCGGAACTCCTGAGATCGGCGGGGCACAACGCCTGGCTGCCGTGGTGGCCCGCACTGACCGCCGCGGCGGCGCTGGCCGCCTCATGGGCCGTACAGGAACACCCCGGGCGCGAGCACCCAGATCGCGAACACCCAGGTCGCGAACACCCCGTGTCCGTAACCCCTCATGCCTGAGAAGGACGTCATGACTGCACTGCTCGAAGGTCTCGACTCGCTGATGCCGGCGCTGGAGGCCGACTACCGAGAACTGCACACCCACCCCGAACTCGCCTTCCAGGAGAAGCGGACGGCGGCCCTCGTCGCCGAGCGGCTGGCCGCCCAGGGCGGCTGGGAGATCACCACCGGCGTCGGCCGCACCGGCGTGGTCGCGGTCCTGAACAACGGCGACGGACCGGTGGTCATGCTGCGCGCCGACATGGACGCGCTGCCCGTCAAGGAGGCCACCGGGCTGCCCTACGCGAGCACCGAGACCGCCACCGACGAAGCGGGCACCGAGGTCCCGGTGATGCACGCCTGCGGCCACGACCTGCACGTGGCCGCGCTGATCGGGTCCTGCGCCCTGTTCGCCCGTAACCGCGGAGCCTGGAGCGGCACCGTCGTCGCCGTCTTCCAGCCGGGCGAGGAGAGCGGCTACGGAGCCCGCGAGATGGTCGAGGACGGGCTCTTCGAGCGTTTCCCGCGCCCCGACGTGATCCTCGGCTCGCACGTGGGACCCGGTCCCGTGGGCCTCATCGCGACCCTGCCGGGCACGGTCATGGGCGCCACCGACTCCATCACCGTCAAGCTCTTCGGGCGCGGCGGCCACGGTTCCAAGCCCGAGGCGGCCGTCGACCCCGTGGTGATGGCGGCCTCGCTCGTGCTGCGGCTCCAGACGATCGTCTCCCGCGAGATATCCGCCCAGGAACCGGTGGTGGTCACCATCGGCAAACTGCACGCCGGCACCACGGCCGCGGTCATACCCGACACGGCCGAGCTCGGCATCAACGTGCGCACCAGCTCCGCACCGGTTCGCGAGAAGGTCCTCGCGGCCATCGAGCGCCTCGCGCGCGCCGAATCGGCCGCCGCGGGCGCGACCGCCGACCCGGAGATCACCTCGGTCTACCACCTGCCGATGACCGTCAACGACACCGCGAGTGCCGAGCGGGTGGCCGAAGCCCACCGCGAGCACTTCGGGGCCGGCGCCGTCATGACGATGGGCCCGACCACCGCCAGCGAGGACTTCGGCCTCCTCGCCACCGCCGCCCAAGTCCCCTCGGTGTACTGGTTCTACGGCGGCCTCGACCCGCAGACCTTCGGCGAGGCCTTCGCCGCCGGCAAGCTGGAGGAGCTCCCGCAGAACCACTCCTCCACCTTCGCGCCGGTCGCCGGACCCGCGCTCTCCATCGGCGTCCGCACGATGGCGACGGCCGCCCTGCCCTGGCTCGCCGCCGCCGCTGACTCCGCGCCCGACGCCGACGCGGGTGAGGGGGGCGAGACGGCATGAGCGCCGCCGACCGGCCGCACCTGATCGTCCTGCACCGCTGGCGGGACACCCACGCGCACTACGCCGACTACCTCGACCACGACGCCGCCCACGTCACCTACGTGAGCACCGAGCTCGGCCGCGCCTCGCTGCCGGAAGCCGCCGCCGCGGTGACCACCGTCGGGCTGACCGACGACCTGCCCGCCGTCCGCGCCGCCGTCACCGGGCTCGTGGCCCGCTTCGGGACCCCGGCGCGGCTGATCGCCCTCAACGAGGGGGACCTGGACACGGCCGCGCTGATCCGCGAGGAGTTCGCGATCCCCGGCCAGCACACCGCCGAACTGGCCGTGTTCCGCGACAAGCTGACCATGTGCCGCACCGCCGAGGCCGCCGGACTGCCGGTGCCCGCCTTCGCCCCCGCCCCCGATCCGGCCGCCGTCCTCGCCTTCGGCGAGGCCCACGGCTGGCCGCTGGTCGTCAAACCGCACCGCGGCACCGCCAGCCGCGGCGTGGTCCAGATCGACTCCGCCGCCGAACTGGCCGCGCTGACCGGGCTGGCCGCGGCGCTCGCCGCCGAGCCGTACCTCGTCCAGAGCTACGTGGAGGGGCCGATCCTGCACATCGACGGCCTGTGGGAGGGCGATTCGCTCGGCAGCTGGACCGTCTCGCGCTACGTGGGCGGCACCTGCGCCGACTTCACGCAGGGCACCTGGCTCGGCTCCGTGGAGGAGGACGAACCCGGGCTCCTGAAAGAGGTCGAGGCCTTCGCCGCCGCGGTCGGCCCCGCCCTCGGCGGCTCCCAGCCCTGGGTCTTCCACCTGGAGGCCTTCGTCACCCCCGCCCCCGACGGCGGGCCCGCGCTGGTCTTCCTGGAGTGCGGTGCCCGGGTGGGCGGCGGGGAGATCCCCTTCACCTGGCGCGACGTCCACGAGGTCGACCTGATGGCCGCCGCCGTGGACATCCAGCTCGGCCTGACCCCCGTCCTGCCGCCGCTCAAGACCGGCGAGGTCGGCGGCTACCTGCTGCTCCCGCTCCCGGTGCCCGCTCCCTGCCGGATCGAAGCGGCCGGCTGGGTACGGGAACCCGCGCCCGGCCGGCTCCCGTACGCCGTCAAGCACACCCCGGTCGGCTCCACGGCCCCGGCGATCAGCGGCTACGAGCACGTCGGCACCCGCTTCCGCTTCCGCGGCGCCTCCACCCGGGAAGTCGAGGCGGCCATCACCGAGTCCGCCGACTCCTTCCGCCTGACCT harbors:
- a CDS encoding diaminobutyrate--2-oxoglutarate transaminase family protein produces the protein MTTLTPDEMYTFVEARESGARTYANTFGKLLAEGHGARIRDGHGREYLDCLAAAGTLSLGHNHPGVLAAVGEYLTSGQVQQALDLTTPAKYEYLQALYERLPGTMADTFKTQFCGPAGTDATEAAIKLFKIATGRRTVISFHGAYHGMTAGALALTGNLGAKESVPSLMPDVHHLPFPYDYRCPFGIGGEAGIQAGLTYIERLLTDPESGITTPAAIFVEAVQGEGGVIPAPASWLRGLREITTRLDIPLVLDEIQAGFGRTGTMWAFEESGIEPDAVLVSKAAGGGFPLSLLLYHGKYDAWAPGAHAGTFRGNQIALVAGLAAMRVTEAEGLIEKAAAKGKLIATLLGRLAAGHPEIGQIRGRGLMWGIEIVDPAGPADRLGSLPADGARAKRIKRACLDHGLLLESGGRYGAVLRLLPPLVITDEEIHEMAAALEKALIDCA
- the hypF gene encoding carbamoyltransferase HypF, whose protein sequence is MSTEQTVTERPEGITDADSAVSAVSAVDEWRIRVTGVVQGVGYRPFVYKLARELGLSGWVRNDPEGVLVEASGPVAALEEFAAGLSGRAPELARVDEVRPTRGLDRGTVPAGPFTIVHSEHTGARSALLPADTHVCGDCQAELRDPKDRRHRYPFINCTNCGPRYSIIQDLPYDRPMTTMATFTMCADCKAEYEDPMDRRYHAQPNACPDCGPRLLLRDREGNTAEGDEALLRAARVLADGGIAAMKSVGGFHLVVDATNADAVALLRSRKRRDSKPFAVMVRDLTTAQDLVELSEAEIDVLRSPARPILLARKRAGSLPESVAPRNPNLGIMLPSAPHHHLLLDEPGLEALVATSGNISGYPIAYRNEEALEQLFEIADVILYHDRDIEIRVDDSVVRLSDHPELDEPLLQFIRRARGYAPYPVDVGREVAPVVALGAELKTTVALTNGSQVFLSQHIGDLKNDETFAAHHRTARHLAQLYALKPEVTAHDMHPQFRSTRAALDDDGAGPALPTVEVQHHHAHMASCMAENHVSGTTLGVIFDGFGYGEDGTVWGGEFLLGDYAAYRRVGRMRGLPLIGGDQAVREPIRTGYALALDAFDGDADRALAGFPALAALDEQRRQVFATMAARGINSPPTSSMGRLFDGAAALAGVCAKAEYEAQGPIELEGLLDRDSAPEPQASYRFGAYEADGLTEVDPRPVIRAMAADIAGGLPVDRISRRFHTAVVEMVRERCKALREETGVNQVALSGGVFLNEFLLLNCLTGLTADGFDTYVHRLVPTNDGGIALGQVMVADARSHLRK
- a CDS encoding amidohydrolase; translation: MTALLEGLDSLMPALEADYRELHTHPELAFQEKRTAALVAERLAAQGGWEITTGVGRTGVVAVLNNGDGPVVMLRADMDALPVKEATGLPYASTETATDEAGTEVPVMHACGHDLHVAALIGSCALFARNRGAWSGTVVAVFQPGEESGYGAREMVEDGLFERFPRPDVILGSHVGPGPVGLIATLPGTVMGATDSITVKLFGRGGHGSKPEAAVDPVVMAASLVLRLQTIVSREISAQEPVVVTIGKLHAGTTAAVIPDTAELGINVRTSSAPVREKVLAAIERLARAESAAAGATADPEITSVYHLPMTVNDTASAERVAEAHREHFGAGAVMTMGPTTASEDFGLLATAAQVPSVYWFYGGLDPQTFGEAFAAGKLEELPQNHSSTFAPVAGPALSIGVRTMATAALPWLAAAADSAPDADAGEGGETA
- a CDS encoding MFS transporter — encoded protein: MTSTKTDRHVGDGLPAAGAEAATTAPAPARRPRRELAAATVGSVVEAYDWTIYGILAPYFAEALFPGTSPTAKLIAAYLGFALGFLVRPLGSVLIGRLTDTRGRRYGLTLTVGLIAAGSLFLAVIPGYASIGLAAPLLVVGARLVQGLSVGAENPSVAAYVTETAPAGRRYFYSAVSYGGVVLGSALSFVVMSVLLGVFGESGVEDGAWRYGFVFGGLLGLTALWIRRGAAESGVFTAAAGETASKAEAKAPGEPTGKAAGKAAAKAAAKAKAPSPWPVLRAHLGRLAVVFAITSGATTTFYFVTVDFPSYAESAGAATKEETSAALLLGMVALLAAMLGGGKAADRFGALPVLRLGFAGLALGTVPLLLAMTSGQVPVPVVTVVLLFLLGLPLAVSNVFAGQLFPPAVRAVAVGLPTAAAISLFGGTFPMLAELLRSAGHNAWLPWWPALTAAAALAASWAVQEHPGREHPDREHPGREHPVSVTPHA
- the hypE gene encoding hydrogenase expression/formation protein HypE, which codes for MTTSVDPTEFIVLDHGTGAKLSQDLVQLIAATLGDVYVGIMEDSAVLKIEGDRIAMTTDSFVIDPPFFGNGDIGKIAVCGTVNDLAVAGARPKYLTLGMILETGLPIPKLVQVLESIRDTAREAGVQIVGGDTKVVRKGEADQIYLNTAGVGVFEREPLTMTDVRPGDKVILSGPIGNHTVHLLSIREGLGFEQRVDSDCAPLNGLVDTVLSTVEAGAVRSMRDVTRGGLTAVLHEYAHKLGRTIRVAQDDLPIQHETAMAADMLGINPLHCANEGCLAVFVAPEAEADVLAALRSLPYGKHAVTIGEISEDTEALVLLRDKDGRETQLEELLGAELPRLC
- a CDS encoding ATP-grasp domain-containing protein codes for the protein MSAADRPHLIVLHRWRDTHAHYADYLDHDAAHVTYVSTELGRASLPEAAAAVTTVGLTDDLPAVRAAVTGLVARFGTPARLIALNEGDLDTAALIREEFAIPGQHTAELAVFRDKLTMCRTAEAAGLPVPAFAPAPDPAAVLAFGEAHGWPLVVKPHRGTASRGVVQIDSAAELAALTGLAAALAAEPYLVQSYVEGPILHIDGLWEGDSLGSWTVSRYVGGTCADFTQGTWLGSVEEDEPGLLKEVEAFAAAVGPALGGSQPWVFHLEAFVTPAPDGGPALVFLECGARVGGGEIPFTWRDVHEVDLMAAAVDIQLGLTPVLPPLKTGEVGGYLLLPLPVPAPCRIEAAGWVREPAPGRLPYAVKHTPVGSTAPAISGYEHVGTRFRFRGASTREVEAAITESADSFRLTCVPVGAPPAAAGPADRTD